From the genome of Leptolyngbya sp. 'hensonii', one region includes:
- a CDS encoding FtsX-like permease family protein, whose protein sequence is MILSIPLAWLQLKRERVRLLVALAGISFAVILMFMQLGFRDALFDSAVRFHQSLEGDIFLINPKSTALIAMARFPEERLYQARGFDGVETGSPIYLDFGLWRNPEQKERKTRGILVIGFDPSQQIFNYAQLTKNPKNPSPTEIEQVRQGFDRINLQDVVLFDRDSRAEFGRIACAYELYAKGQGEPITSENLLKTCKVKEEAELIRLKTEFFGSGPLQPLMTEVSDRRITVGGLITLGASFGADGNMITSDLNFLRIFSSRPKGSIDVGLIKVQPGKTGSEVLSQMRPPTEAIEKSPLRPLKQMIARFGGPPVPEPKVCFAGASPEDKQNWPRCLCPLVSTAATNNLSPLPKDVCVLSKAEFVAFEQYYWQTSTTIGFIFAFGTVMGFVVGTIIVYQILYTDVTDHLAEYATLKAMGYKNSYLLSVVFQEALILAILGFIPGVTASIFLYNTINSATNLPVAMTPGRALLVFSLAIVMCCISGTIAVRKVQSADPAEIF, encoded by the coding sequence ATGATTCTCTCCATTCCCCTCGCATGGCTACAACTGAAGCGTGAACGGGTCCGCCTGCTGGTGGCTCTGGCTGGTATCAGCTTCGCCGTGATTCTGATGTTTATGCAACTAGGATTCCGGGACGCCCTATTTGACAGTGCTGTCCGGTTTCACCAGAGCCTGGAAGGAGATATTTTCCTGATCAATCCTAAATCTACTGCCCTGATTGCGATGGCCAGATTTCCAGAGGAGCGGTTGTATCAGGCTAGAGGCTTCGATGGAGTCGAAACTGGTAGCCCTATTTACCTGGATTTTGGACTATGGCGCAACCCAGAGCAGAAGGAGCGCAAAACCCGTGGCATTCTGGTAATTGGGTTCGACCCCAGCCAGCAGATTTTTAATTATGCCCAACTGACGAAAAATCCCAAAAATCCTAGCCCCACAGAGATTGAACAAGTGAGGCAAGGATTTGATCGAATTAATCTCCAGGATGTCGTCCTGTTCGATCGAGACTCCAGGGCAGAGTTTGGTAGAATTGCCTGCGCCTATGAACTTTATGCAAAAGGGCAGGGGGAACCCATTACCTCCGAAAACCTGTTAAAAACCTGCAAGGTCAAGGAAGAAGCTGAACTAATCCGGTTGAAAACAGAATTCTTCGGATCTGGCCCTTTACAACCCTTAATGACTGAAGTGTCCGATCGGCGCATCACTGTGGGGGGGCTGATTACCCTGGGAGCTTCCTTCGGAGCGGATGGCAACATGATCACCAGTGACCTCAACTTTCTGCGGATCTTCAGTAGTCGTCCTAAAGGTAGCATTGACGTAGGCTTGATTAAGGTCCAGCCAGGAAAAACTGGTTCAGAGGTTTTGAGTCAGATGCGGCCTCCCACTGAGGCGATCGAGAAAAGCCCGCTCCGCCCGCTCAAACAAATGATTGCCCGCTTCGGTGGCCCCCCGGTACCGGAACCTAAAGTCTGCTTTGCAGGGGCCTCCCCGGAAGACAAACAAAACTGGCCCCGTTGCCTCTGTCCCCTGGTGAGCACGGCTGCTACCAACAATCTCTCCCCATTACCCAAAGATGTTTGTGTTTTGTCCAAGGCTGAGTTTGTTGCTTTCGAACAGTACTACTGGCAGACCAGTACTACGATCGGGTTTATCTTTGCCTTTGGCACCGTCATGGGCTTTGTCGTCGGCACCATCATTGTCTACCAGATTCTTTACACCGATGTCACCGATCACCTGGCCGAATACGCAACCCTCAAAGCCATGGGCTACAAAAACTCCTATTTACTATCGGTGGTATTCCAGGAAGCTCTAATCCTGGCTATCCTGGGCTTTATCCCTGGTGTCACCGCCTCAATCTTTCTTTACAATACAATTAATTCAGCGACCAACCTCCCGGTTGCCATGACCCCTGGACGGGCTCTTCTGGTGTTCAGTCTGGCGATCGTCATGTGCTGCATCTCCGGAACAATTGCAGTTCGGAAGGTTCAATCTGCTGATCCTGCCGAGATTTTCTAA
- a CDS encoding DevA family ABC transporter ATP-binding protein, producing the protein MPEPIIAINRVNHYYGSGYLRKQILFEVCAEIQAGEIVIMTGPSGSGKTTLLTLIGALRSTQEGSMRVLGQELHGASKEKLVKVRRDIGYIFQAHNLLNSLTARQNIMMSLELHNDLSEQSIRRRAAAIMEAVGLGDHIDYYPEQLSGGQKQRVAIARALVSEPKIVLADEPTAALDRKSGRDVVEIMQRLAKQQGSAIVLVTHDNRILDVADRIIHMEDGHLSSLSPVPT; encoded by the coding sequence ATGCCTGAACCCATTATTGCTATTAACCGCGTTAACCATTACTACGGGAGTGGCTACCTCAGAAAACAAATCCTGTTTGAAGTGTGTGCGGAGATCCAGGCCGGGGAAATTGTCATCATGACGGGTCCTTCTGGCTCTGGAAAGACCACCCTGCTTACCCTAATTGGGGCATTACGCTCCACTCAGGAGGGAAGTATGCGGGTTCTGGGTCAGGAACTTCATGGGGCCTCCAAGGAAAAACTGGTCAAGGTTCGACGGGACATTGGCTACATTTTCCAGGCCCATAATCTTCTGAATTCCCTGACAGCCCGCCAGAATATCATGATGTCTCTGGAACTACATAATGACCTGTCAGAACAATCGATCCGCCGTCGAGCAGCAGCCATCATGGAGGCTGTGGGGTTGGGTGATCACATTGACTACTACCCAGAACAATTGTCCGGTGGGCAGAAGCAACGGGTGGCGATCGCCCGGGCGCTGGTGAGCGAACCCAAGATCGTTCTGGCAGATGAACCGACTGCAGCCCTAGACAGAAAGTCTGGTCGTGATGTCGTAGAAATCATGCAGCGTCTGGCCAAACAACAGGGCTCCGCGATCGTCCTAGTGACCCACGATAACCGCATCCTGGATGTGGCCGATCGGATCATCCACATGGAGGATGGCCACCTCTCCTCCCTCTCCCCTGTCCCAACATGA
- a CDS encoding phycocyanobilin:ferredoxin oxidoreductase, producing MSVPSVSSIREQQHPLIRRMADCIEATWQQYLDLSPYVLPAELGYVEGRLEGEKLTIENRCYQTPQFRKLHLELARVGTTLDILHCVMFPRPDYALPMFGTDLVGSRGQIGAAIADLSPVSGDRALPASYHTALAALPQVAFSHPRDLPDWGDIFSEFCLFIRLGSQAEEEAFLNQVSSFLEIHCQQAIVAQPVASEKMTEVLAGQRHYCTQQQQNDKTRRVLERAFGSEWAEHYMTTVLFDMMDV from the coding sequence ATGTCAGTTCCTTCAGTGTCCTCGATTCGAGAACAGCAACATCCCTTGATTCGCCGCATGGCAGATTGTATTGAGGCAACCTGGCAGCAATATCTAGATCTGTCTCCCTATGTGTTGCCAGCCGAGTTGGGCTATGTGGAAGGGCGTCTAGAAGGGGAAAAACTAACGATCGAGAACCGCTGCTATCAAACCCCTCAATTTCGCAAACTTCACCTGGAATTGGCCAGGGTCGGTACGACTCTGGATATTCTGCACTGCGTCATGTTTCCTCGCCCAGACTATGCCTTACCCATGTTTGGTACAGATCTGGTCGGTAGTAGAGGGCAAATTGGTGCCGCGATCGCAGACCTCTCTCCAGTCAGCGGCGATCGGGCTCTTCCAGCCAGCTACCATACGGCTCTGGCGGCCCTGCCCCAGGTAGCTTTCTCTCATCCTCGGGACCTTCCAGATTGGGGAGATATCTTTTCAGAGTTTTGCCTGTTTATCCGATTGGGTAGTCAAGCGGAGGAAGAGGCGTTCTTGAATCAAGTCAGCAGTTTTCTGGAGATTCACTGTCAACAGGCGATCGTGGCTCAACCCGTGGCTTCCGAGAAAATGACAGAGGTGCTAGCAGGCCAGCGTCATTACTGTACCCAGCAACAGCAGAATGACAAAACCCGGCGAGTTTTAGAGAGAGCCTTTGGGTCAGAGTGGGCCGAACATTACATGACCACCGTTTTGTTTGACATGATGGACGTGTAG
- a CDS encoding serine/threonine-protein kinase, translated as MKVSPIPPRKMTNPILSNRYEIQQQMGQKADRRTLLARNLQTQSLVVIKLLSFEQDMERDELKLFERQIETLKTLSHPGIPAYIDHFEVNLRRGKGLALVEAYIPGRSLESYLQSGQMLNEAEVRQLAQGLLTILIYLHSQNPPVIHRDIKPSNILLADRPQENSSSIYLIDFGSVQNYASRDQNSFTVVGTYGYMPPEQFGGRTVVSSDLYSLGMTLIALLTGTHPSSMPQPDYLAQLERNRTLSIDLYNWLKWLTAMDLSRRPTSAQQALQGLQKGLQQPVPIQKPVQSKITLEQGTDYIEIQIPSRMGQTKLRIDSKQVVLTNQILGMRLNRSQVGDRRHISRVEYGRSNPAETTESRPHLILWVAGQAYELGQDQSMSSTEAEWLAYALSNWLQLPLTIN; from the coding sequence ATGAAAGTCTCCCCTATCCCTCCTCGCAAAATGACAAATCCGATCTTAAGCAATCGCTATGAGATCCAGCAGCAGATGGGGCAGAAAGCTGATCGCCGCACTTTGCTGGCTCGCAACCTCCAGACCCAATCCCTAGTCGTTATCAAACTACTGTCTTTCGAGCAGGATATGGAGCGGGATGAGCTTAAACTATTTGAGCGTCAGATTGAAACTCTAAAAACCTTATCCCATCCAGGGATTCCTGCTTATATCGATCACTTTGAGGTCAATCTCCGCAGAGGCAAAGGACTAGCCCTCGTAGAGGCCTATATTCCAGGGCGATCTCTGGAAAGTTACTTGCAATCCGGTCAGATGTTGAACGAAGCTGAAGTCCGGCAACTGGCCCAGGGCTTGCTCACTATCCTGATCTATCTCCACAGTCAAAATCCTCCTGTCATTCATCGGGATATTAAACCCAGCAACATTCTGCTGGCCGATCGCCCCCAGGAGAACAGTAGCTCCATTTACCTGATTGACTTTGGTTCTGTGCAAAACTACGCCAGTCGGGATCAGAACTCCTTTACTGTTGTTGGGACCTATGGCTACATGCCACCCGAGCAATTTGGCGGACGAACCGTTGTATCCTCTGACCTGTATAGCCTGGGGATGACCTTGATTGCCTTACTTACAGGTACCCACCCCTCCAGCATGCCTCAACCAGATTATCTGGCTCAACTGGAACGAAACAGAACCCTCAGCATTGATCTGTATAACTGGCTGAAATGGTTGACAGCCATGGATTTAAGTCGTCGCCCTACATCTGCTCAGCAAGCATTGCAAGGTCTGCAAAAGGGTTTACAGCAACCCGTCCCAATCCAGAAGCCCGTCCAGAGCAAGATTACTTTAGAGCAAGGGACAGACTACATCGAAATCCAGATTCCCAGCCGCATGGGACAAACAAAACTTCGAATTGATTCGAAACAGGTCGTTCTGACAAATCAAATTCTAGGGATGAGGTTGAACCGATCTCAAGTGGGCGATCGTCGGCACATCAGCCGCGTCGAATATGGGCGATCGAATCCAGCCGAGACAACAGAAAGTAGACCCCATTTAATCCTATGGGTAGCGGGTCAAGCGTACGAGCTCGGCCAAGACCAATCTATGAGCAGCACTGAGGCTGAATGGCTGGCTTATGCTCTGAGCAACTGGTTGCAGCTCCCCCTCACCATCAACTAA
- a CDS encoding serine/threonine-protein kinase, whose translation MLSTSETGNLPSTRFSPSTKQTSQKILEGRYQLLQRLARRLRRQTFLARDLQTQALVVIKVLSFNGELHWNELQAFEQEATTLQRLSHPAIPRYQDHFEVQLRHGDRGLAIVQDYVAGPSLQHFVDAGRIFTEAEAKQIARSILKILTYLHALDAPIIHRDITPDNILMTEPAKDQGTIGQLYLIDFGSVEVYAHDESSSSASTLGTYGFMPPEQFSGRVLAASDLYSLGMTLITLLTGSHPSKLPHKNLSTRFEEVAILSPAFTDWLKWMTEPLVEHRPVSALAALEALESGQQRQLKPKVIHPRPQGSNLVLHKSPACLEVMVPPAGFTPIVKIFALATGGLLLLCSLWTLLALNQSIGIKLLALSLGLPVWAIGLGLLPILLFMTMGRTRLRLNQDQISLVYEIFRFKINRPPAAPMAHISGIRLIQPGHGNETKKPTRLVIQARNRRYELGSNPLFNLVSHLRLTNNPSGFSTLTNPELEWLAHELSNWLGLPISHI comes from the coding sequence ATGTTGAGTACTTCTGAGACAGGTAATCTGCCTAGTACCAGGTTTTCTCCGTCAACCAAACAGACTTCCCAGAAAATCCTGGAAGGCCGCTATCAACTCCTACAGCGCCTTGCTCGCAGATTACGCCGACAAACTTTCCTGGCCCGCGATTTACAAACCCAGGCCCTAGTTGTCATTAAGGTTCTCTCCTTTAATGGGGAGTTGCACTGGAACGAATTACAGGCATTCGAGCAGGAAGCTACGACATTGCAAAGGCTATCCCATCCAGCGATTCCCAGATATCAGGACCACTTTGAAGTCCAACTGCGTCACGGCGATCGGGGGCTGGCGATCGTTCAAGATTACGTCGCAGGTCCATCTTTGCAACACTTTGTAGATGCAGGCCGGATTTTCACTGAAGCAGAAGCCAAGCAAATTGCTCGATCAATCCTGAAAATTTTGACCTATCTTCATGCTCTGGATGCACCCATTATTCACCGGGATATCACACCAGACAATATTTTAATGACGGAACCTGCCAAAGATCAGGGTACCATCGGTCAACTGTACTTGATTGATTTTGGTTCAGTTGAGGTTTATGCCCACGATGAGAGTAGCTCTTCAGCATCCACATTAGGCACCTATGGGTTTATGCCACCGGAACAGTTCAGCGGTCGGGTGCTTGCGGCTTCCGATCTCTACAGCTTAGGGATGACTTTAATTACCCTACTCACAGGCAGCCATCCCTCCAAACTTCCCCATAAAAACCTAAGCACCCGGTTCGAAGAAGTAGCCATCCTGAGTCCGGCCTTCACAGATTGGCTGAAATGGATGACCGAACCCCTGGTTGAGCACCGACCTGTCTCTGCATTGGCAGCCCTGGAAGCTCTGGAATCTGGGCAGCAACGTCAACTCAAACCCAAAGTGATTCATCCCAGACCCCAAGGAAGCAACCTTGTTCTCCACAAGAGTCCTGCTTGCCTGGAAGTGATGGTTCCGCCCGCTGGCTTCACCCCCATCGTCAAGATTTTTGCCCTGGCGACTGGAGGCCTGTTGCTCCTCTGTTCACTCTGGACCCTGCTGGCCCTGAATCAATCGATCGGTATCAAATTGTTGGCTCTCTCCTTAGGTCTACCGGTTTGGGCGATCGGCCTGGGTCTGTTACCCATCCTGCTATTCATGACGATGGGCAGAACCCGTTTGCGCCTGAACCAGGATCAGATCTCCCTGGTCTACGAGATATTCCGTTTCAAGATAAATCGTCCTCCTGCCGCTCCCATGGCCCACATCAGTGGCATTCGACTGATTCAGCCTGGTCATGGCAACGAAACCAAAAAACCCACTCGACTGGTGATTCAGGCTCGTAATCGACGATACGAACTGGGCAGTAATCCCCTTTTCAATCTGGTTTCTCACCTAAGGTTGACCAATAACCCCAGCGGGTTCTCAACCCTGACCAATCCGGAACTGGAGTGGCTGGCCCATGAACTGAGCAATTGGTTAGGTCTCCCCATCTCCCATATCTAA
- a CDS encoding serine/threonine-protein kinase encodes MTGQVLGERYEILQQLGKKAGRKTYLSRDQVTQELVVIKLLAFNNDFEWDDLKLFEREAETLQSLSHPAIPRYLNHFELQSEGNQGFALVQSYIDARSLEEQLKAGRVFNETDVCQIAKALLEILIYLHGQNPPVIHRDIKPSNILLTNRSGNSVGEVYLVDFGSVQTLAAKEGGTITIVGTYGYMPPEQFGGRTVPASDLYSLGATLIYLVTGLHPADLPQADMRIQFEQAANLNPNLTTWLQQMTEPSLNRRLANAQDALQALEHPQLNRGYLKGDTLHPVRQQPIGSKVVLTEEGNRLHIVIPPEGLRWQVLLLLSISLVWDALIVISLPSVVPFFLQVLTELSLFGLLMILFFWGTGTFLLIKVLFRLFGRVHLQLDSFHLQLTCELFGFKFRYANLPRSIICKLLHSRYHLRPARNTEVSAGNYIRERDRIIIWGGTRSYEFCSESVLTEPELDWLAYKLSEALGLPVAKD; translated from the coding sequence ATGACAGGCCAGGTACTGGGTGAACGCTACGAAATCCTGCAGCAACTGGGCAAAAAGGCCGGACGGAAAACCTATTTGAGCCGTGACCAAGTCACTCAAGAACTAGTTGTCATTAAGCTCCTGGCATTCAACAACGATTTTGAGTGGGATGATCTGAAGCTATTTGAACGAGAAGCAGAAACACTGCAATCTCTCTCCCATCCAGCTATTCCTCGCTACCTCAACCACTTTGAATTGCAATCCGAAGGCAACCAGGGATTTGCCCTGGTTCAGAGCTACATTGATGCCCGATCGCTGGAAGAACAACTGAAAGCAGGTCGGGTCTTCAACGAAACAGATGTTTGCCAAATTGCCAAAGCGTTACTGGAAATTCTGATTTATCTACATGGTCAAAATCCTCCCGTCATTCACCGGGATATTAAACCCAGCAATATCCTCCTCACAAATCGATCGGGTAACAGTGTTGGGGAAGTCTACCTGGTAGATTTCGGCTCTGTTCAGACCCTGGCCGCGAAGGAAGGAGGAACTATCACCATCGTCGGTACCTATGGCTATATGCCACCGGAGCAATTTGGGGGCCGAACTGTACCAGCCTCTGATCTGTACAGTCTGGGAGCCACTCTGATTTATCTAGTGACCGGGCTTCACCCAGCTGATTTGCCCCAGGCCGATATGCGAATTCAATTTGAACAGGCTGCAAACCTAAACCCGAACCTCACAACCTGGCTGCAGCAGATGACCGAGCCAAGCCTGAATCGTCGGCTAGCCAACGCTCAGGATGCACTACAGGCCCTGGAGCACCCTCAACTCAATCGAGGGTATTTGAAAGGAGATACCCTGCATCCAGTCCGTCAACAACCGATCGGCAGCAAAGTTGTCCTGACCGAGGAGGGTAACCGTCTCCATATTGTGATTCCTCCAGAGGGACTGAGATGGCAGGTTCTGTTACTCCTATCCATTAGCCTGGTCTGGGATGCATTAATTGTCATCAGTCTGCCCTCTGTTGTTCCTTTTTTCTTACAGGTCTTAACTGAACTCTCTCTGTTTGGGCTACTGATGATCCTGTTCTTCTGGGGAACGGGTACTTTTCTCCTGATCAAAGTTCTCTTCCGGTTGTTTGGCCGAGTTCATCTTCAATTAGACTCGTTTCATTTGCAATTGACCTGTGAATTGTTCGGCTTCAAATTTCGCTATGCAAATTTGCCCCGATCGATCATCTGTAAACTTTTACATAGCCGATATCATCTCAGGCCTGCCCGCAATACTGAAGTCTCGGCAGGAAATTACATCCGGGAAAGAGACCGGATTATTATCTGGGGGGGCACTAGGAGTTATGAGTTTTGCAGCGAATCTGTCCTGACAGAGCCGGAACTGGACTGGCTGGCCTATAAGTTGAGTGAAGCTTTGGGGTTACCAGTTGCTAAAGATTAG
- a CDS encoding DUF4336 domain-containing protein, whose translation MAGSLELRAWTQEQKMASESRPGDFSWPLWPILPIYPYSRRRTLRREIIKDSIWTFEQLQGIFYVVVPIRMTIVKLATGGLLVYAPVAPTRECLRLVQELTTLHGDIRYILLPTVSGLEHKVFVGPFARHFPQAQVFVAPHQWSFPFNLPLSWLGFPSRRTQILPEESNKAPFADEFDYEILTINLGGRTFGEVALCHRRSGTLLITDSVLSVPEEPLEINQWDPYPLLFHARDQGSELVEDTPVNRRKGWQRISLFALYFRPSTLEVMKLGQAFRDASQQAPDRSRKAYFGIYPFKWRQDWQRSFAVLHSQGQLLVAPILQTLILNRGPKESIEWADRIARWNFERIIPCHFAAPIDAGPYQFRQAFTFLEKSLSPASLLEKKHQFLPEEDFALLKELDETLIRRGITPLPKELR comes from the coding sequence GTGGCAGGTAGTTTGGAATTGCGGGCCTGGACACAGGAGCAGAAAATGGCTTCAGAATCTCGACCGGGAGATTTTTCTTGGCCTCTATGGCCCATCCTCCCAATTTATCCCTACAGTAGACGACGGACTCTACGACGGGAAATCATAAAAGATAGCATCTGGACTTTTGAGCAACTCCAGGGAATCTTTTATGTGGTTGTGCCCATTCGCATGACCATCGTAAAATTGGCTACCGGAGGACTACTCGTCTACGCCCCTGTAGCCCCCACCCGTGAATGCCTGCGACTGGTGCAGGAACTGACTACCCTCCATGGGGACATCCGATATATCCTGCTACCCACTGTTTCGGGTTTGGAGCATAAGGTTTTTGTCGGTCCTTTCGCTCGACATTTTCCCCAGGCTCAGGTTTTTGTGGCTCCCCATCAATGGAGTTTTCCCTTCAACCTGCCCTTGAGCTGGCTGGGATTCCCTAGCAGACGAACCCAAATCCTGCCAGAGGAGAGTAATAAAGCTCCCTTTGCTGATGAGTTTGACTACGAAATCCTCACCATTAATCTGGGCGGGAGAACCTTTGGGGAAGTAGCCCTGTGTCATCGCCGCTCGGGCACCCTGCTGATCACAGACTCAGTCCTGTCTGTGCCAGAGGAACCGCTGGAGATTAACCAGTGGGATCCCTATCCCTTACTCTTTCATGCCAGAGATCAGGGGTCTGAACTCGTGGAAGACACCCCGGTCAATCGCCGCAAAGGATGGCAACGCATCAGCTTATTTGCCCTCTACTTTCGCCCCAGCACTCTGGAGGTGATGAAACTGGGGCAAGCTTTTCGCGATGCGTCTCAACAAGCCCCAGACCGTTCTCGCAAAGCTTACTTCGGCATCTATCCCTTCAAATGGAGACAAGACTGGCAGCGATCGTTTGCAGTTCTGCACAGTCAGGGACAACTGCTAGTAGCCCCCATCCTGCAAACCTTAATCCTGAACCGGGGGCCTAAGGAAAGTATTGAGTGGGCCGATCGTATTGCACGATGGAATTTTGAACGGATCATTCCCTGCCACTTTGCTGCACCTATTGATGCCGGTCCTTACCAGTTTCGACAGGCTTTTACATTTCTGGAAAAGTCTCTTTCTCCAGCCAGTTTACTGGAGAAGAAACATCAGTTTTTACCTGAGGAGGATTTCGCATTACTGAAGGAACTGGACGAAACCCTGATCCGCAGGGGGATTACCCCATTGCCCAAAGAGCTCAGATGA
- a CDS encoding ferredoxin:protochlorophyllide reductase (ATP-dependent) subunit N: MTLADTQPQALQFECETGNYHTFCPISCVAWLYQKIEDSFFLVVGTKTCGYFLQNAMGVMIFAEPRYAMAELEEGDISAQLNDYEELKRLCLQIKRDRNPSVIVWIGTCTTEIIKMDMEGMAPKLEAEIGIPIVVARANGLDYAFTQGEDTVLAAMAQRCPDKAPVADSEKDERNAIKKLLNFGRKQEEVKAEEAEYVDHPPLVLFGSLPDPVVTQLTLELKKQGIKVSGWLPSKRYTELPVLEEGYYVSGINPFLSRTATTLMRRRKCKLIGAPFPIGPDGTRAWIEKICSVFNIEPKGLAEREAQIWESLEDYVKLIRGKSIFFMGDNLLEISLARFLIRCGMICPEIGIPYMDKRYQAAELELLEKTCQEMGVPLPRIVEKPDNYNQLQRIKDLSVDLVITGMAHANPLEARGINTKWSVEFTFAQIHGFTNARDILELVTRPLRRNNNLKDLGWDKLVKEDARV; this comes from the coding sequence ATGACCCTTGCTGATACCCAACCTCAAGCCCTGCAGTTTGAGTGCGAAACTGGGAATTACCATACTTTCTGCCCGATCAGTTGTGTGGCCTGGTTGTACCAGAAGATTGAGGACAGTTTCTTTCTGGTTGTGGGCACTAAAACCTGTGGCTATTTCCTGCAGAATGCAATGGGGGTGATGATTTTTGCGGAACCCCGTTATGCGATGGCCGAGCTGGAGGAAGGCGATATCTCGGCTCAGCTGAATGACTATGAAGAGTTAAAACGGCTTTGTTTGCAGATTAAGCGCGATCGCAACCCCAGCGTAATTGTCTGGATTGGCACCTGCACGACCGAGATTATCAAAATGGATATGGAGGGCATGGCTCCCAAACTAGAGGCTGAAATTGGGATCCCCATTGTGGTAGCCCGTGCTAATGGTTTGGACTATGCCTTTACCCAGGGTGAAGACACAGTACTGGCTGCTATGGCCCAGCGTTGTCCTGATAAGGCTCCAGTGGCTGATTCTGAAAAGGATGAGCGCAATGCGATTAAAAAACTCCTGAACTTTGGCCGGAAACAGGAAGAGGTCAAAGCGGAAGAAGCTGAATATGTGGACCATCCACCACTGGTTCTGTTTGGCTCCTTGCCCGATCCCGTGGTTACCCAGCTAACCCTGGAGCTGAAAAAGCAGGGCATCAAAGTTTCGGGTTGGTTGCCCTCAAAGCGCTATACAGAACTCCCCGTTCTGGAGGAAGGCTACTATGTGTCTGGGATTAATCCTTTTCTCAGTCGCACGGCCACGACCCTGATGCGGCGACGCAAATGTAAGCTAATTGGGGCTCCTTTCCCGATCGGCCCTGATGGAACAAGAGCCTGGATTGAGAAGATCTGTTCGGTGTTCAACATCGAACCTAAGGGGTTGGCTGAACGGGAGGCTCAAATCTGGGAGAGTCTGGAAGACTATGTCAAGCTGATTCGGGGGAAGTCCATCTTTTTCATGGGAGACAATCTCCTGGAAATTTCCCTGGCCCGTTTTCTGATCCGCTGTGGCATGATTTGTCCAGAAATCGGTATTCCTTACATGGATAAGCGCTATCAGGCAGCGGAACTGGAGTTACTGGAAAAGACCTGCCAGGAAATGGGTGTCCCCCTGCCCAGAATTGTGGAGAAGCCCGACAACTACAACCAACTGCAGCGGATCAAAGATTTGAGTGTGGATCTAGTGATCACGGGTATGGCCCATGCCAACCCACTAGAAGCCCGTGGCATTAACACCAAGTGGTCTGTGGAATTTACCTTTGCTCAGATCCATGGCTTTACTAACGCTCGCGATATTCTGGAGCTGGTGACCCGTCCGTTGCGCCGGAACAACAACCTCAAAGATCTGGGTTGGGACAAACTCGTAAAAGAAGACGCCAGAGTTTAG
- a CDS encoding DUF5331 domain-containing protein has product MSVEQLRQSLKNKWLSYYRDNRSWLVRLKIWGSYNGRRRPSSGFILATLSVLEPRLTQLLPLVVELNNDPDRIITALGLNFNPEDELKTLGSSQTAEAAMVRMLPNGSEALELPVSQTSQKLTEIDETCRGSRPEFESTSENPDLKSERKA; this is encoded by the coding sequence GTGAGTGTTGAACAACTGCGCCAGTCTCTGAAAAATAAGTGGCTGAGTTATTACCGAGATAACCGTTCTTGGCTTGTGCGTTTGAAGATTTGGGGCAGTTACAATGGGCGTCGTCGTCCCTCCTCTGGCTTTATTCTGGCAACCCTATCGGTTCTGGAGCCTCGTCTGACCCAGCTATTACCGCTGGTTGTGGAGTTGAATAATGATCCCGATCGCATTATCACCGCCCTAGGGTTGAACTTTAACCCGGAGGATGAATTGAAGACTTTGGGATCGAGTCAAACGGCAGAGGCTGCCATGGTGAGGATGCTGCCAAACGGCTCAGAGGCTCTGGAATTACCCGTTTCCCAGACGTCGCAAAAGCTAACGGAAATAGATGAAACCTGTCGAGGCTCTCGTCCTGAATTTGAAAGCACATCTGAAAATCCTGACTTGAAATCTGAGAGGAAAGCTTAA